GCGTGCTGGAGGGGGCGCTGGAATTCCCGTTGGCCGAGGGCCAGCAGGTGACCGCGTTCGCGCTGGATATCGACGGCGTGCTGCGCGATGCGGTGCCGGTACCCAAGGCGCAGGGACGGCAGGTGTTCGAGGCAATCGAGCGGCGCCGGGTTGACCCGGGCCTGCTGGAGCAGACCGCCGGCAACCAGTTCCGCCTGCGCATCTACCCCATTCCAGCACTGGGCACGCGCCGGGTCGCGCTGACCGTGCGTGAGGCCCTGCCGGTGGACAGGGAGGGCCTGCGCTGGACGCTGCCGCTGCAGTTCGTGGGCCAGGCCAACGCGGTACAGCTGCAGCTGGACGCGGTCGCCACCGGCGTACCGGTGACGCACGGACCGCCGACGCTGGCCCTGGCCCTGCGCGACGGCGCCTGGCGCGCCCAGTGGCAGGGCAGCGGCAGGCAGTTGCCGGATCAGCTGGGCTGGACCCTGCCGCTGCCGCGCGGGCTGGATGCGGTGCGGGGTGGCTTCGATGGCGACCACCATGTGATGGTGCAGGTGCCTGTGCCGGTGCAGACCCGCCAACGCACCTTGCCGCATCGCGTTGGATTGCTGTGGGATGCGTCCGGCTCGGCCCGCCATCGCGACACGGCTGCGGAACTGGCCGTGCTTGAGCGTTACTTCGCCGCCATCGGCAATGGCGAGGTACAGCTGACCGTGCTGCGCGATCACGCCGAGCCGGCCCGTCGTTTCGCGATCCGCAACGGCGACTGGAGCGCGCTGCGCCGGTACCTGAAGGCCTTGCCCTACGACGGTGCCAGTGCGCTGGGCGATTGGACCGCGCAGCCCGATATCGACGAGTACCTGCTGGTCAGCGACGGCCTGGCCAACTACGGCAAGCGCGAGCGCCCCGCACTGCGTGCGAACCAGCGCCTGTATGCGCTCAGTGGCGCCGGTGCGCGCACCGACAGTGACCGCCTGCGTGCGTGGGTGGGTACAGGGCAGGGGCAGCTGCTGGTGTTGAACGGCGGCCATGATGTGGACTCGATGGCAGCGCGCCTGTTGCGGGACAACCCGGGCAACGTGCAGGCCGAAGGCGATGGGCTCAGCGACCTGATCGTGGATGCCGACCGCGCCGCCCAGGGCTGGGTGCGCGTGCTGGCCCGGATGCAGAACGCGAACGGTGTGCTGCGGCTGCAGGTGCCCGGTGCAGACGGTAGCCGGCAGACGTTGATGGTGCCATTGGCGCAGGCGCGCGATACCGGCGGTGCACTGGTCGCCCATGCCTGGGCAGACGCGCGCCGTCGCGAGCTGGCCGCAGATCCCGCAGGCAACCGTGCCGCAATCCAGGCACTGTCGCAGCGCTTCGGGCTGGTGGGCGCCGATACCTCGCTGCTGGTGCTGGAAACGCTGGACGATTACCTGCGCTACGGCATCCGGCCGGCGGCGCCGTTGCAGCGGGACTACGACCGGCTGCACGCGGTGAAGCTGGATGACGAGGCCAGCGCCCGCCGCGCGCGCCTGGACACGCTGGCCCGGCAGTTCGCCGAACGCGAGCAATGGTGGAACCGGGCCTGGCCGAAAGGCGCACCTCCGGCGGCGGCGTCGAGCAAGCAGTTGATGGCGCCGATGCCGGCGGCCGCGCCGGCACCGCCCGCCCCGGCCATGATGGTGGCGGCAGAAAGCGCGCAGCGCGAGCGGGCGGAGGCCGCGTCCACTACGCTGGATCGCGTGGAGCTCACCGCCGCCCGGCGCACGCAGGCCGATGCTGCAGCCGAGATGGCGGTGGAAGGCGATGCCGATGACCGGGCAAACCAGGGCGGCCTGCGCATCACGGTCGCCGCCTGGGAACCGGATTCGGCCTACGCACGCCGGTTGCGCGCGGCACGCCCGGAGGCGGTGTACGCGCTGTACCTGCAGGAACGCGAACAGCACGCTGACAGCAGTGCCTTCTATCTGGACGTGGCCGACATGCTGTTCGCCCACGGCCAGCGCGACCTGGCGCTGCGGGTGCTGTCCAACCTGGCCGAGATGCAGCTGGAGAACCGCCACGTGTTGCGCGTGCTGGGCTACCGGTTGATGCAGGCCAAGGCGCCGGCGCTGGCGGTACCGGTGTTCCGTGACGTGCTGGCGCTGGGCGAGGAAGAGCCGCAGAGCTTCCGGGACCTGGCCCTGGCGCTGGAAGCCGACAACCAGCCGCAGGCGGCGCTGGCCGCGTTCAACGAGGTGGTGGTGCGGCCGTGGGACGAGCGCTTCGATGGCATCTCGCTGATCGCGCTGGACGAGTTGACCACGCTGGTGGCGCGCACCGGGGTGGATGCACGCGCAGTGGACCCGCGCCTGCGCCGGGCGATGCCGCTGGACCTGCGCGTGGTGCTCAGCTGGGACAGCGACAACAGCGACATGGACCTGTGGGTGACCGACCCCAACGGCGAGCGCGCTTACTACGGCAATCGGCTGACCTTCCAGGGTGGACAGATGTCGCGCGACTTCACTGGCGGCTACGGCCCGGAACAGTTCTCGCTGCGCCAGGCCAGGCCCGGCCGCTACAAGGTGGAGGCGAACTACTTCGGCAGCCGCGAGCAGCTGGTTACCGGGGCCACCACGCTGACCCTGCGCCTGAGCACGCACTGGGGCAGCCGCCGCCAACAGGACCAGCAGGTGACCCTGCGCCTGAAGGACAGTGCCGACACCGTGCTGGTGGGCGAGTTCGACGTGCGCTGAGCCGCAGCCCGTAGAATCGGGCGCTGATTCCACGGCGCCCGCTGCATGGACCCGAACGTGCCCCACCGAAGTTCCCCGCGCTGGCGGCCCACCAGCCGCCTGCTGGTATGGGCCGCCATCCTGCTCGGCAGCGGCGTGGCCAATGCCGTGGTCGAGGTGATGGACGCTCAGCGCCGGGGCGAAGTGCTGGCGCTGTGGGAGCCGATGACCTGGGAGTTGAGCAGCGCCGGCATGATCCTGCTGACCCTGCCGCTGCTGTGGTGGGGCTGCCAGCGCTGGCCGCTGCATGCCGATACCTGGAAGCGGCGGCTGCCGCTGTACCTGCTGGCCAGCGTGGGCTGGTCGCTGCTGCACGTGGCCGGGATGATGCTGCTGCGCCACCTGGCCTATGCCAGCGTGGGCGAGCACTACGTCGACGGCTCGGCCTGGCCGACCCGGCTCCTGTATGAGTATCTCAAGGACGTGCGCGCGTTCTTCAGCTTCGTGGCGCTGGAGCACTTCTTCAGCTGGTTCGGCCGCCGCCGGCAGGGCGAGGCGCACCTGCTGGCCGCGCCCGATGATGCCCCGCCGGAAGAGCCGGTCGAGCGCCCGGAGCGTTTTCTGGTGCGCAAGCTGGGCCGGGATTTCCTGGTTGCCACCGCCGACATCGAGTACGCCCAGGCCGCCGGCAACTACATGAACCTGCACGTGCGCGGCCATGAGTACCCGCTGCGCAGCACGATGGCGGCACTGGAGGCGCAGCTGGACCCGGCCCGGTTCGTGCGCATCCACCGCAGCTACGTGCTCAACCTGGGCTTCCTGGTCTCCATCGAGCCGCTGGACAGCGGGGAGGCCCGGGCCCACCTGAAAGATGGCAGCGTGCTGCCGTGCAGCCGCCGCCAGCTGCCGGTGCTGCGCGCCGCGCTGGGGCAGGGGCCCGCGCCGGCCGAGCCTGCAGCGACGCCGACAGCAACATGAACAAGCGCTCTGGGCTACAATTCCGGTCTTGTCCCAAGCCTTCATTACCGCCGATATGATCGAGCTCAATCCCGTGCGCCAGCGAATCACCGATCTCACCGATCGCGTG
This is a stretch of genomic DNA from Stenotrophomonas rhizophila. It encodes these proteins:
- a CDS encoding LytTR family DNA-binding domain-containing protein; this encodes MDPNVPHRSSPRWRPTSRLLVWAAILLGSGVANAVVEVMDAQRRGEVLALWEPMTWELSSAGMILLTLPLLWWGCQRWPLHADTWKRRLPLYLLASVGWSLLHVAGMMLLRHLAYASVGEHYVDGSAWPTRLLYEYLKDVRAFFSFVALEHFFSWFGRRRQGEAHLLAAPDDAPPEEPVERPERFLVRKLGRDFLVATADIEYAQAAGNYMNLHVRGHEYPLRSTMAALEAQLDPARFVRIHRSYVLNLGFLVSIEPLDSGEARAHLKDGSVLPCSRRQLPVLRAALGQGPAPAEPAATPTAT
- a CDS encoding VIT domain-containing protein, which produces MDSVLRGIGLGLLLWVGGGAGVPTAAAQRVVEPLLKVAGAEQPVQLEQARIDSHVAAGLAETRIELVFRNPNRRVLEGALEFPLAEGQQVTAFALDIDGVLRDAVPVPKAQGRQVFEAIERRRVDPGLLEQTAGNQFRLRIYPIPALGTRRVALTVREALPVDREGLRWTLPLQFVGQANAVQLQLDAVATGVPVTHGPPTLALALRDGAWRAQWQGSGRQLPDQLGWTLPLPRGLDAVRGGFDGDHHVMVQVPVPVQTRQRTLPHRVGLLWDASGSARHRDTAAELAVLERYFAAIGNGEVQLTVLRDHAEPARRFAIRNGDWSALRRYLKALPYDGASALGDWTAQPDIDEYLLVSDGLANYGKRERPALRANQRLYALSGAGARTDSDRLRAWVGTGQGQLLVLNGGHDVDSMAARLLRDNPGNVQAEGDGLSDLIVDADRAAQGWVRVLARMQNANGVLRLQVPGADGSRQTLMVPLAQARDTGGALVAHAWADARRRELAADPAGNRAAIQALSQRFGLVGADTSLLVLETLDDYLRYGIRPAAPLQRDYDRLHAVKLDDEASARRARLDTLARQFAEREQWWNRAWPKGAPPAAASSKQLMAPMPAAAPAPPAPAMMVAAESAQRERAEAASTTLDRVELTAARRTQADAAAEMAVEGDADDRANQGGLRITVAAWEPDSAYARRLRAARPEAVYALYLQEREQHADSSAFYLDVADMLFAHGQRDLALRVLSNLAEMQLENRHVLRVLGYRLMQAKAPALAVPVFRDVLALGEEEPQSFRDLALALEADNQPQAALAAFNEVVVRPWDERFDGISLIALDELTTLVARTGVDARAVDPRLRRAMPLDLRVVLSWDSDNSDMDLWVTDPNGERAYYGNRLTFQGGQMSRDFTGGYGPEQFSLRQARPGRYKVEANYFGSREQLVTGATTLTLRLSTHWGSRRQQDQQVTLRLKDSADTVLVGEFDVR